Genomic DNA from Antennarius striatus isolate MH-2024 chromosome 16, ASM4005453v1, whole genome shotgun sequence:
TCTTTCTAACCACTCTGGTGCTTTGTCTGTCTCCACTTTTCTGAAAACAGATTCTTCCTTTTCAACTTTTGCAGTTTGTTGTGAGCCTTTGTTCTGTACCTGTACTTGCTCATCATAAGGAGCTAACTCTGGGGGACTGATATCTGCCAAACCATTCTGTTGATGCTCTACTTCTTGATTTTTAATATGAATCATCTTCTCATGTTGAAATTTTAAGGCAGCATGGATGAGCTCTGCTTCAGCACAGACTCTAGTGATAGCCTCATTTAAAGGTGCATTATGATTATCGCAGTCTGTTCTTCCAAACTGAATCCTCTCCTCTGATTTCATGAGTAATCTGTGGGCCATTATTCTTTTGTAGCTGCGTGCATCCCCATCACAGTCTCCTGTTACTGAGGTCAGTTTCTCAATACTATATTGACTTTGAAGGACAGATGCCATTTGTTCTACTACAAACAGTTCCTTCATCAAATACCTCCCAACACTTTCGCTGTCTCCTCCTGAGGGTAATGCATTATTGAGTTTACTTTCACTGGTAATGTTGTTCCCAGCTCCAGCCAATATCCCATCCCTGAGGATCTTGTCCTCTGTTTTGCTGGCTTTATGTGATTTCaactgttgtttctctgcatCTCTCTGTCCTTGGTGAAGGCAAGCGGCAGCTGTGGATAGTTGCTTCTCAATGTTCATTATATTAATCGGGGTGAATTGAAGCCTCTCTTTACAGCCTTGTATGATATTCAGTGCAACCTGAAACCTGCCAATCAACATCCTGTAGTGCTCTTCTGTGTCCTGAGCAAAGTGCTGGCTCTGCTTGGCCTGATTGTAAAGCAATAAACTGAGGTGCTGAGCTGTGGCTCGGCTCTGAGTGAGCTGGGAGCAAAGGTGGGGGTCCTGGCAAGTCACGTGACCCTGTTGTTCCTCCAATTTTTGCATTATATCTCTTAACTTCTCCTCTGTTAAATAAAGTTTGGTTTCAAGCAGCTTGattacagaaataaactgtTCTGGGTCACCTGCTGCTGCAACATTATTTTGATATGATGGTTGAATTGTATCTTCTTTGGCAACTGAGCTGTTAGGCCCAAAAGCTAATGCCTTTGGCCTTCCATCAGTTACAGTAAGAAGGTCTGCTGTGCCTTGTCTCTTGTTTTTCAGAGCAGGCTCTGGGGGCTCATTTGTCAGACCAGAAGAGGAACAGGTACAAACCTTTAACACTTCATTCAGCTGCAACTCCGTCTCCTCCAGACTGTTACCTAAGACTTCCATCTTCAGTAAGACTTCACGCAATTCTTGTTCCTTCCTGTCTAGAAGTCTCTCGTAGCCTTCTCGAATGTCTTGTATTTCAGATTCCTTTTCCTGTACCCTCCCCATGGCCAGTTGtcgttcctcacaaactgtctCATACGAGTGCTCAAGATTGTAATAGTGTGCCTCATCTGTTTTCAAGCGGCTGTGCAGCCTGCTCAATTCCCCATCTGCCTCAGAAAACTGGTTCTGCAGCTCTTGACAGTGGTGACTGAGCCGGTCTCTCTCCTCTTGAAGTGTCTGCAGAGCAGATATGGTGTATGCTAGTTCTTCCTGAAGCTGTCGTTGAGCCTTCTCAGTATCAGTGGTCTGAGCCTTGGACAGGTTTTCCAGCTGCTCTTCAGCTCTCTCCAGTCTCTCCTGAAGATCTATTGAGTGTTGCTCAGCCTGTGCTAGGTTTGCAGCCAAGCTCTTCCGTTCTCTGTCTTGGCTCTCTTGAAGCAGTGTCAGATGTTTCTGCAGTCGAACCTCCTTTTGAGCCTGTGCTTCCTCATTAGAATGAAGCTGTGCTGTCGCCTCTTGAAGATGCTTCTTTAAGCAATCAGCCTCCTGCTGAAGACTCTGGAAACTCTGCAACTCATGCTGCAGCTGTGTCAATTGCAACTCTGTCCCCTTCCTCTGTTCCTCACTGACACTCAGCTGGGACTTCAGGGAGGCCACACGACGCTCCCACTCTAATTCTAGCTCAAGGAACCGCTGGTGATCTTGTTCTGCATGGACATGTACAAGTCCTGTGGGATCACCTGCTACCAGTAGCTGTGCTTGTTGAGCTAAGAGATCTATTCTTTGTCGTAGCTCATCTTCTCTAGCTTCGTCTTGATCAGCCTTTTGAGCCTCCAACTCACAGCGGAGGTTATGATTCATCTTTTGCAACAGCTGGAAAGCCAGGACTTGATCAGACGGGTTTGAAAGAAGCTCATTCTGCAGGACAACCATGAGCTTTAGTTATGACATGCCATGCTTTGCATGAAGCTCTAATGTACATCAATCTGCAGCTGTCCACTGCTTCAAAGATACTCatgacagcaaaaacaaattCTTCTTACCAGTAAAATGTGGCATGACCTTGGCTGACTAGTGCCAATAAAGATAgtgaatatttgtatttttgatgGTCTTCTGTATTACCTGAGGATGAATCCATTCCCTTGAATGACTCTCTTTCTCTTGATGAAGCTCATCCTGCAGATTCTTGTTTAATTGCTGGAGTCGACACAATTCCTTCTGCATTTGTTCCAGCTATAAAATGATGGTGGCAAAATATCAGAAAACCAAGACTCATCCATTTTGCTTCAGCCATGTGTGTGCTGAAGCAACAAGTGGCTGGGTGTCCTGTGATATCTTGTGAcaaattattaaattttatcatttaaagttGGTTCggcagtaaaaaagaaaaatactcaaACACGATCTCACCTCTTTGACAAGTTGTCCTGTTCGCTTCATACAAGGTGATTTGTCCTTCATGTTTCTGCACTCGCAGCCAATGTTAATTAACTTATCTTGCTGCTCAGTTTCATTCtgtatgtttgattttttatcATCTGGCAGCAATTCAGCCAAAGTAGAGCTGGTGGTTTCAGCTTTTGCAGTGCATAACAGTGCGTCTGACTCATCTGGTGCACATAAAGGTAGACAAAGATTATTTGTAGACATTTGTCATTCACACTGTATCTGTTCCATTATTTAACCACTTAAAAGTTCAGTTAATTTCAAACACCCACCGATCTGTGTGGCTGCATCAAGAGGTTTGGAAGCACCTTCGCCTTCTGATTGGGGACAAAGCTGAGAGgttggagagagagacaggggggGATGGATAGAGGATGACAAATAAGAGCTGGATATCATAGGTGATGCAGAGCTCCCATTAGCAGTACTCTGCTCTCTCTCTGGGT
This window encodes:
- the LOC137609579 gene encoding early endosome antigen 1 — encoded protein: MMSKSPSRWPETVVNSKTNKSTQNARSKERAAATVPLFRGGTQASSSKAKSSVINGRRSSLSSRGTDPTAPGSKAAGTLKRSSVSHQGSVCDQGTRASRLSSSRSFSSLHTSSLTRAPFIRGSRSLSRLDQRPADAVPGSQVKKQIGEKTVLNSDKLSSKEQISDQKDQCCDNTEEMEMESHSTELWESSSSVDLTSKCHHHCNNVKKQGKDGMYTVCAMASGKRHNWLQEVLKNVRPGLTFDLRSSLPEQTPPQKPEQPDSPLAEGQEKTEPSTIVCVEKSHPQQKEKELGLHPEREQSTANGSSASPMISSSYLSSSIHPPLSLSPTSQLCPQSEGEGASKPLDAATQIDESDALLCTAKAETTSSTLAELLPDDKKSNIQNETEQQDKLINIGCECRNMKDKSPCMKRTGQLVKELEQMQKELCRLQQLNKNLQDELHQEKESHSREWIHPQNELLSNPSDQVLAFQLLQKMNHNLRCELEAQKADQDEAREDELRQRIDLLAQQAQLLVAGDPTGLVHVHAEQDHQRFLELELEWERRVASLKSQLSVSEEQRKGTELQLTQLQHELQSFQSLQQEADCLKKHLQEATAQLHSNEEAQAQKEVRLQKHLTLLQESQDRERKSLAANLAQAEQHSIDLQERLERAEEQLENLSKAQTTDTEKAQRQLQEELAYTISALQTLQEERDRLSHHCQELQNQFSEADGELSRLHSRLKTDEAHYYNLEHSYETVCEERQLAMGRVQEKESEIQDIREGYERLLDRKEQELREVLLKMEVLGNSLEETELQLNEVLKVCTCSSSGLTNEPPEPALKNKRQGTADLLTVTDGRPKALAFGPNSSVAKEDTIQPSYQNNVAAAGDPEQFISVIKLLETKLYLTEEKLRDIMQKLEEQQGHVTCQDPHLCSQLTQSRATAQHLSLLLYNQAKQSQHFAQDTEEHYRMLIGRFQVALNIIQGCKERLQFTPINIMNIEKQLSTAAACLHQGQRDAEKQQLKSHKASKTEDKILRDGILAGAGNNITSESKLNNALPSGGDSESVGRYLMKELFVVEQMASVLQSQYSIEKLTSVTGDCDGDARSYKRIMAHRLLMKSEERIQFGRTDCDNHNAPLNEAITRVCAEAELIHAALKFQHEKMIHIKNQEVEHQQNGLADISPPELAPYDEQVQVQNKGSQQTAKVEKEESVFRKVETDKAPEWLERLITRLHKRAKYLRQLFQEISDVSGVECNEEDDWEKVSASELNQMKEQVRLIYLWDRLHLDLEPELKDSEMLQEKLPSLCKEQDFTLNDKEGASNHILHQLQDENSELREKLEHADQKIVSTETVNQRLLEDIQKIKDHHEERMQKVERECQEQTRELQQIHEEEMKHLHGCNSKDCSSVEKQTKTCPVAPAFTGNTSSRPDQTGMTRQSMEDLGNRMTSGEEGFSAMEEMHNKLIDELQHQHQMEVAALLKEKDQLLQEETAATMTAIVAMGRAHRQELKGSQLSALIKDSEDITHVDMEYEKETRLLQKELELLSFQHTQKCLENSQLTQQLENERQTFMQCQTENQELKNKQVTLRVREAEMQLLRQEAHSLKEELKMARMDKLHAQNKLKALYSGNQDEPHHDVKNLCGETKFATWSPSRRSSGQRLEDIVTNTGDSVSQKKTEKSSLTHQIRGVRSKSLKDGLSVQERMRLFESF